The Rhodococcus sp. X156 genome window below encodes:
- a CDS encoding GtrA family protein has product MRPDHVVRQFIRFALVGGSSNIVYAGTFTALAAWGYLVANVVGVVLSTALANELHRRLTFNAAERVSWWSAQWEGGALGLIGLVMSSLTLGVLHVWFPGAAPLTQVLLVIAVSAVVGVLRFVALRGWVFTPRRQGVDA; this is encoded by the coding sequence ATGCGTCCCGACCACGTGGTGCGCCAGTTCATCCGCTTCGCGCTGGTGGGCGGGTCCAGCAACATCGTCTACGCCGGCACCTTCACCGCGCTGGCGGCCTGGGGCTACCTGGTGGCCAACGTGGTCGGCGTGGTGCTCAGCACCGCCCTGGCCAACGAGCTGCACCGCCGGCTCACCTTCAACGCCGCCGAGCGGGTGAGCTGGTGGTCGGCGCAGTGGGAGGGTGGTGCGCTCGGGCTCATCGGGCTGGTGATGAGCTCGCTCACCCTCGGGGTGCTGCACGTGTGGTTCCCCGGGGCGGCACCGCTCACCCAGGTGCTGCTGGTCATCGCGGTCAGCGCGGTGGTCGGGGTGCTGCGCTTCGTGGCGCTGCGCGGCTGGGTGTTCACCCCCCGCCGCCAGGGCGTCGACGCCTGA